The following coding sequences are from one Dehalococcoidia bacterium window:
- the atpF gene encoding F0F1 ATP synthase subunit B — MIILGIADLGINLPVLIAQLVNFTILLVILRLVAWGPVTKMLDDRRARIAESLSAADQAKAQAAESGRQIQDQLDASRREGQALVAQAQEIAARIQAEARTIAQTDADAMLGRARNEIQLERDQAIAELRKEFADLTIAAAEKVINESLDRNQHRRLIDETLAQSSFREKN; from the coding sequence ATGATCATCCTTGGAATCGCCGATCTCGGCATCAACTTACCGGTCCTGATCGCGCAGCTCGTGAACTTCACGATCCTGCTCGTCATTCTGCGCCTCGTCGCGTGGGGACCCGTGACGAAGATGCTCGACGACCGCCGCGCGCGCATCGCCGAAAGTCTTTCGGCCGCCGACCAGGCGAAAGCGCAGGCCGCCGAGTCGGGCCGTCAGATCCAGGACCAGCTCGACGCGTCGCGCCGCGAAGGACAGGCGCTCGTCGCGCAGGCTCAGGAGATCGCCGCGCGCATACAGGCGGAGGCACGCACGATCGCCCAGACCGATGCCGACGCCATGCTCGGCCGCGCCCGTAACGAGATCCAGCTCGAGCGCGATCAGGCCATCGCCGAGCTGCGCAAGGAGTTCGCCGACCTTACGATCGCCGCCGCCGAGAAAGTGATCAACGAGTCGCTCGACCGCAACCAGCACCGCCGCCTGATCGACGAGACACTCGCGCAGTCCAGCTTCCGGGAGAAGAACTAG
- the atpA gene encoding F0F1 ATP synthase subunit alpha, with translation MAIRSEEIASIIKQQIQQFGTEVASVNVGTVVEAGDGIARVHGLSNVASSELVEFANGVMGLALNLEEDSVGIMVLGSYDEIKEGDEVRATGRIVEVPVGDAMLGRVVNALGEPIDGKGPIATTKTRAVERIAPDVTTRKSVDTPVQTGIKAIDGMIPIGRGQRELIIGDRSTGKTALAIDAIINQKGGDLLCIYVGIGQKAQKMAQTMATLEKLDALAHTVMVSATAAESAALQYLAPYAGCAIAEEWMEQGKDVLIVYDDLSKHAWAYRQVSLLLRRPPGREAYPGDVFYLHSRLLERAAKLSDELGGGSITALPIIETQANDVSAYIPTNVISITDGQIFLENDLFNAGIRPAINAGISVSRVGTAAQRKAMKQVAGQLRINMAQYRELQAFAQFGTSDLDSATRRQLERGQRAQEILKQPQYQPLSMAQQVTMFWALNNGFLDDVPVEKVQAFEAAFHKYMESNKPQTIAKISDQLTLNEEIENELKSALTEFKSSVPY, from the coding sequence ATGGCGATTCGCTCGGAAGAGATCGCAAGCATCATCAAGCAGCAGATTCAGCAGTTCGGCACCGAGGTCGCTTCGGTGAACGTGGGCACCGTCGTCGAAGCCGGCGATGGCATCGCGCGGGTGCACGGACTGTCGAACGTCGCTTCGAGCGAGCTGGTGGAATTCGCGAACGGCGTCATGGGCCTCGCGCTGAACCTCGAGGAGGACAGCGTCGGCATCATGGTGCTCGGCTCGTACGACGAGATCAAAGAAGGCGACGAGGTGCGTGCGACCGGCCGCATCGTCGAAGTGCCGGTCGGCGATGCGATGTTGGGCCGCGTGGTGAACGCGCTCGGCGAGCCGATCGACGGCAAGGGCCCGATCGCGACGACGAAGACACGCGCCGTCGAGCGCATCGCCCCGGACGTCACGACGCGCAAGTCCGTCGACACGCCGGTGCAGACTGGCATCAAGGCCATCGACGGCATGATCCCGATCGGCCGCGGACAGCGCGAGCTGATCATCGGCGACCGCTCCACGGGCAAGACGGCGCTTGCCATCGATGCCATCATCAACCAGAAGGGCGGCGACCTTCTCTGCATCTACGTCGGCATCGGCCAGAAGGCGCAGAAGATGGCGCAGACGATGGCCACGCTGGAGAAGCTCGACGCCCTCGCGCACACCGTCATGGTCTCAGCGACGGCGGCGGAGTCGGCGGCCTTGCAGTACCTGGCGCCGTACGCCGGCTGCGCCATCGCCGAAGAGTGGATGGAGCAGGGCAAGGACGTCCTCATCGTCTACGACGACCTCTCGAAGCACGCATGGGCGTACCGCCAGGTGTCGCTGCTCTTGCGCCGCCCGCCCGGCCGAGAGGCGTACCCCGGCGACGTGTTCTACCTGCACAGCCGTCTGCTCGAACGCGCCGCAAAGCTCAGCGACGAACTCGGCGGCGGCTCGATCACGGCGCTGCCAATCATCGAGACGCAGGCGAACGACGTCTCGGCGTACATCCCGACGAACGTCATCTCGATCACCGATGGCCAGATCTTCCTGGAGAACGACCTGTTCAACGCCGGTATCCGGCCCGCCATCAACGCCGGCATCTCGGTGTCGCGCGTGGGCACGGCGGCGCAGCGCAAGGCGATGAAGCAGGTCGCGGGGCAGTTGCGCATCAACATGGCGCAGTACCGCGAACTGCAGGCGTTCGCGCAGTTCGGCACCAGCGACCTCGACTCCGCGACGCGCCGCCAGCTCGAACGCGGACAGCGCGCGCAGGAGATCCTGAAGCAGCCGCAGTACCAGCCGCTTTCGATGGCCCAGCAGGTGACGATGTTCTGGGCGCTCAACAACGGCTTCCTCGATGACGTGCCCGTCGAAAAGGTGCAGGCGTTTGAGGCGGCGTTCCACAAGTACATGGAGAGCAACAAGCCGCAGACCATTGCCAAGATCAGCGATCAACTGACGCTGAACGAAGAGATCGAGAACGAATTGAAATCGGCGCTCACAGAGTTCAAGAGCAGCGTGCCGTATTAG
- a CDS encoding four helix bundle protein: MQDFRQLKVWEKSHKLALSIYEATSRFPAAERYGLTAQLRRSASSVPSNIAEGCGRGSNADLVRFLHIAMGSALEADYQLQLARDLTYLDSESHAALNAQTDEVKRMLSALIRTIGGVDSNGGSTRQPTHDLRLTTEN, encoded by the coding sequence ATGCAAGATTTTCGGCAACTCAAAGTCTGGGAGAAGAGTCACAAGTTGGCACTCTCCATCTATGAGGCGACGTCCCGATTCCCGGCCGCCGAACGATACGGACTGACTGCGCAGTTGAGGCGAAGCGCGAGTTCCGTTCCGTCGAACATAGCGGAAGGCTGTGGTCGCGGTTCCAACGCGGACCTGGTGCGCTTCCTGCACATAGCGATGGGTTCCGCCTTGGAGGCGGACTACCAACTGCAGCTCGCGCGTGACCTGACGTATCTAGACTCGGAGTCGCACGCGGCACTCAACGCTCAGACTGACGAGGTGAAACGGATGCTTTCAGCCTTGATCAGGACGATTGGGGGCGTCGATTCCAATGGCGGAAGCACGCGCCAACCTACCCATGACTTACGACTCACAACTGAAAACTGA
- the atpH gene encoding ATP synthase F1 subunit delta, with protein MPARSPSSRRYADAIFEIATENESWVQWSGDLQTIADFVGEADVGGLLASNRVPRGDKMRLLSAGLEREISPLAMNLVRILEDKGKLHIARDIQIVFQEKVDDARGIAHAVVTTAVPLSDDERNAIAARLSSVTGKQVNVTPVVDERIIGGLIARIGDQLIDGSTRTKLLALKRQLGASVKS; from the coding sequence GTGCCAGCTCGCAGCCCCTCCTCGCGCAGGTACGCGGATGCGATCTTCGAGATCGCAACGGAGAACGAATCGTGGGTCCAGTGGAGCGGCGACCTCCAGACGATCGCGGACTTCGTCGGCGAGGCGGACGTCGGCGGGCTGCTCGCCAGCAATCGCGTCCCGCGCGGGGACAAGATGCGCCTGCTGAGCGCCGGCCTCGAACGGGAGATCAGCCCGCTGGCGATGAACCTCGTGCGGATCCTGGAGGACAAAGGCAAGCTGCACATTGCGCGCGACATCCAAATCGTCTTCCAGGAGAAGGTCGATGATGCGCGCGGCATCGCGCACGCCGTCGTCACGACCGCGGTGCCGCTCAGCGATGACGAGCGGAATGCCATTGCCGCGCGCCTGTCGTCCGTCACCGGCAAGCAGGTCAACGTCACGCCGGTCGTGGACGAACGGATCATCGGCGGCCTGATCGCCCGCATCGGCGATCAGCTCATCGATGGCAGCACGCGGACGAAGCTGTTGGCGCTTAAGCGCCAGCTTGGCGCGAGTGTTAAGTCGTAA
- the atpE gene encoding ATP synthase F0 subunit C — protein MGAGLAIGVGAIGPAIAIGMLTGKAMEALGRNPEAQPVIQTNMILGIAFAEAIAIYALVVAVMIGFVF, from the coding sequence ATGGGTGCGGGTTTAGCCATCGGCGTCGGCGCCATCGGGCCTGCGATCGCGATCGGCATGCTCACCGGCAAGGCGATGGAAGCGCTCGGGCGCAACCCCGAGGCGCAGCCCGTCATCCAGACCAACATGATCCTGGGTATCGCATTCGCCGAAGCGATCGCGATTTACGCCCTGGTCGTGGCGGTCATGATCGGCTTCGTGTTCTAG
- the atpG gene encoding ATP synthase F1 subunit gamma, which yields MASVRQIRRRVRSVTSIAKVTKAMELVAGSKMRRSQTRALQARPYADKMLEILGDLAKQQGDDETRHPFLTVRPARNVLVLFLNTNRGLAGGLPSNMNRRAASFGLEQEAPVEFVAVGAKGRDFIVRARQPLVADFSMPEYPNLIDTLPVTRVVLEEYESEKVDRVFLLYPRFVNTAVQIPTVKQILPIEPQDIADRTVEDVDYIYEPGPQEVFGELLPRYIEMTIYEAILESEASELSARMVAMRNATEAADEMIETLTLVYNKARQEQITKELLDIVGGVEAMK from the coding sequence ATGGCATCCGTCAGGCAGATCCGCAGGCGCGTCCGCTCCGTTACCTCCATCGCGAAGGTGACGAAGGCCATGGAACTCGTCGCCGGCTCCAAGATGCGCCGGTCGCAGACTCGCGCCCTGCAGGCACGTCCCTACGCCGACAAGATGCTCGAGATCCTGGGCGACCTGGCAAAGCAGCAGGGCGACGACGAGACGCGCCACCCGTTCCTGACGGTGCGGCCCGCGCGCAACGTGCTCGTGCTCTTCCTGAACACGAACCGCGGCCTCGCCGGCGGCCTGCCTTCGAACATGAACCGCCGCGCCGCATCGTTCGGGCTCGAGCAGGAGGCGCCGGTCGAGTTCGTCGCCGTCGGCGCCAAGGGCCGCGACTTCATCGTCCGCGCGCGCCAGCCGCTCGTCGCGGACTTCAGCATGCCCGAATACCCGAACCTCATCGATACGCTGCCCGTGACGCGCGTCGTGCTGGAAGAATATGAGTCCGAGAAGGTCGACCGCGTCTTCCTGCTCTACCCGCGCTTCGTAAACACCGCCGTGCAGATCCCGACGGTGAAGCAGATCCTGCCGATCGAGCCGCAGGACATTGCGGATCGTACAGTGGAGGACGTCGATTACATCTACGAGCCCGGTCCGCAGGAAGTCTTCGGCGAACTGCTGCCGCGCTACATCGAGATGACGATCTACGAGGCGATCCTCGAGTCAGAAGCGAGCGAACTCTCGGCGCGCATGGTGGCGATGCGCAACGCCACCGAAGCGGCGGACGAGATGATCGAGACGCTGACGCTCGTCTACAACAAGGCGCGCCAGGAACAAATCACCAAGGAATTGCTCGACATCGTCGGCGGTGTCGAAGCAATGAAGTAG